From Roseburia hominis, the proteins below share one genomic window:
- a CDS encoding Xaa-Pro peptidase family protein, which produces MDTTKLERIIKAMKEQDIPQMIISDPPAIYYLTGKWIMPGERLLALYLNVNGNHKLVINRLFPQEKDLGVELVWYDDIEDGVEILSRFVEKDKTIGIDKCWPACFLLRLQELGAGSRFVNGSLIVDYVRMVKDEREQQLMREASLANDRVMAQLIPLVGKGYTEVELDKKVRELYQKSGHSSVSFDPITAYGKSGADPHHMTDETKGKRGDSVVLDIGGILNDYCSDMTRTVFLGEVSDKAREVYEVVKAAQQRGIEAAKPGNRMCDVDLACRNYIEEKGYGKYFTHRTGHSIGMEDHEYGDVSSVNTDIIKVGQCFSIEPGIYLMEEGIGVRIEDLVLITEDGCEVLNHFTKDLIVVPMEE; this is translated from the coding sequence ATGGATACAACGAAGTTAGAGCGTATAATAAAAGCGATGAAAGAGCAGGACATCCCCCAGATGATCATCTCCGATCCGCCGGCGATTTATTATCTCACCGGGAAGTGGATCATGCCGGGAGAGCGTCTTCTTGCGTTATATTTGAATGTGAATGGAAATCATAAGCTGGTGATCAACCGATTATTCCCGCAGGAGAAGGATCTGGGAGTGGAGCTGGTCTGGTATGATGACATTGAAGACGGCGTGGAGATCCTGAGCAGATTTGTGGAGAAGGATAAGACGATAGGAATCGATAAATGCTGGCCGGCGTGTTTCCTTTTGCGGCTGCAGGAGCTGGGAGCGGGGAGCAGATTTGTGAATGGTTCCCTGATCGTGGATTATGTCCGCATGGTAAAAGATGAGCGGGAGCAGCAGCTTATGCGCGAGGCTTCTCTGGCAAATGACCGGGTGATGGCACAGCTGATCCCGTTGGTGGGAAAAGGATATACTGAGGTGGAACTGGACAAGAAGGTGCGTGAGTTATACCAGAAAAGCGGGCATTCCAGCGTGTCCTTTGACCCGATCACCGCATATGGTAAATCCGGTGCGGATCCGCATCATATGACGGATGAGACAAAAGGAAAACGCGGGGACAGCGTGGTGCTGGATATCGGCGGTATTTTAAATGATTACTGCTCCGATATGACCAGAACCGTTTTCCTGGGCGAGGTTTCCGACAAAGCCCGCGAAGTGTACGAGGTAGTAAAAGCGGCACAGCAGAGGGGAATTGAGGCGGCAAAACCGGGAAATCGCATGTGCGATGTGGACCTGGCATGCAGAAACTATATAGAAGAAAAGGGCTATGGAAAATATTTTACCCACCGTACCGGTCATTCGATCGGCATGGAGGATCATGAGTATGGAGACGTTTCTTCCGTCAACACGGATATTATTAAAGTGGGACAATGCTTTTCTATTGAACCGGGAATTTATTTGATGGAAGAGGGAATCGGAGTCAGGATTGAAGATCTGGTCCTGATCACAGAGGATGGCTGTGAGGTGCTGAACCATTTTACAAAGGATTTGATCGTCGTACCGATGGAAGAATAG
- a CDS encoding ABC transporter ATP-binding protein — protein sequence MENILEVKNLKFSFRTYGGVVKAVRDVSFEVRPGEILGIVGESGCGKSVTSSCIMRLNPEPPGFFEGGEILYKGKDVLKMNKKELRQMRGTEIGFIFQDPMTSLNPTMRIGKQIEEVFVGNKQMSAAEKKQKALEILKLVGISDGERRYKQYPHELSGGMKQRVMIAIALVGSPSIVIADEPTTSLDVTIEAQILDLLKNLQKTLGTSIILITHDLGVIAKLCDRVLVMYGGQIVERGTADEIFYETSHPYTKGLMQSIARLDTAKGEKLKPIEGTPPDLFSPPAGCPFAARCEYCMDICKEMPPETYCLSNEHETCCWLQHEFAPENDMRKPQAVKKGEVE from the coding sequence ATGGAAAATATATTGGAAGTAAAGAATCTGAAGTTCTCTTTTCGTACCTATGGGGGGGTTGTTAAGGCTGTACGTGATGTGAGCTTTGAGGTCCGCCCGGGAGAAATTCTTGGTATTGTAGGTGAATCCGGATGCGGAAAGAGTGTGACCTCTTCCTGTATCATGAGATTGAACCCGGAGCCGCCGGGATTCTTTGAGGGCGGCGAGATCCTGTATAAAGGAAAAGATGTCCTGAAAATGAATAAGAAGGAACTGCGCCAGATGCGCGGAACGGAGATCGGTTTCATTTTCCAGGACCCGATGACTTCTCTGAATCCGACTATGAGGATTGGAAAACAGATCGAAGAGGTCTTTGTGGGCAATAAGCAGATGAGTGCGGCTGAGAAGAAGCAGAAGGCCCTGGAGATTCTGAAGCTGGTAGGTATTTCCGACGGTGAGCGCCGTTATAAACAGTATCCGCACGAATTGTCAGGTGGTATGAAACAGCGTGTCATGATCGCAATCGCGCTGGTGGGAAGCCCGAGTATCGTCATCGCTGACGAGCCGACAACCTCCCTCGATGTTACCATCGAAGCGCAGATTCTGGATCTGCTTAAAAATCTCCAGAAAACACTGGGGACATCCATTATTTTGATCACACATGACCTTGGTGTTATTGCGAAGCTCTGCGACCGTGTACTTGTAATGTACGGCGGGCAGATCGTGGAGAGGGGAACGGCTGACGAGATTTTCTATGAGACCAGTCACCCGTATACAAAAGGACTGATGCAGTCCATTGCAAGACTGGATACCGCAAAGGGTGAGAAACTGAAACCAATCGAAGGGACACCACCTGATCTGTTCTCCCCTCCGGCTGGATGTCCGTTTGCAGCCCGGTGCGAATACTGCATGGATATTTGTAAAGAAATGCCGCCGGAAACATATTGCTTATCCAATGAGCACGAGACCTGCTGCTGGCTGCAGCATGAATTCGCTCCGGAGAATGATATGAGAAAACCGCAGGCAGTGAAGAAAGGAGAGGTGGAATAA
- a CDS encoding LCP family protein, translated as MDQKKKRRSDQRRSSDVNENRNVRNINNSREVSRRAKGKDRYPYEEDRRSAMRRREENDFYRSDAQNRRRTRDEDMRNSRKNSVNDNKHRNVRRRGRRKNGFSKTLGIMLAIVQFVLSVVLVVNVLFFGMLTDTYVLILAGVLLILLGITLLTQIGAKGKGIGGKIFCLFLCVVLGTGSFYISKINNAFQDILSSTKKTSSMVVAVRSSDTAERIEDTRMYQFGVQYTTGSDQMKSAVHQVEKELGKEIETVEYSSLVEEAKALLGGEVDAIIYNSGQAGVVNDQIPSFEDEIKVIYTHNIVVEIANEAADASVEEPFAVYLSGIDVYGDITQESRSDVNIIAVVNPKSHQVLLVTTPRDFYVPIPGISNGQNDKLTHAGLYGVDVSMATLEEVYDLDIKFFGRVNFTSMISIVDALGGLDVESDAEFETGTESGEVVYVNEGMNHFNGKQALAFCRERHALPDGDNARGRHQQAVITAIIKKMMSPSMLRGAADIIDSVSSGVDTNFSMSQVQALIKTQLRTNAQWNIYSVAAEGIGAKDICYSSGDTLLYVTIPDETSVANIKDLIDRVIAGEVLEDSTTTE; from the coding sequence ATGGATCAGAAGAAAAAAAGGCGTTCGGATCAGAGAAGATCTTCAGACGTGAACGAGAATAGGAATGTAAGGAATATTAACAATAGCCGTGAAGTGAGCCGCAGGGCAAAGGGTAAGGATCGCTATCCTTATGAAGAGGACAGAAGGAGCGCTATGCGGCGTCGGGAGGAGAACGACTTTTATCGTTCGGATGCCCAGAATCGCCGAAGAACCAGGGACGAAGATATGAGAAATTCAAGAAAGAATTCTGTAAATGATAACAAGCACCGGAATGTGAGAAGGCGCGGCAGACGTAAGAATGGGTTCAGCAAGACATTAGGCATCATGCTTGCAATCGTTCAGTTCGTGTTGTCGGTGGTACTGGTGGTCAATGTGCTGTTCTTTGGGATGTTGACTGATACTTATGTGTTGATCCTTGCGGGGGTACTTTTGATTCTCCTGGGAATTACGTTACTTACCCAGATTGGGGCGAAGGGCAAGGGAATCGGCGGTAAGATATTCTGTCTGTTCCTGTGTGTGGTTCTTGGAACAGGTTCTTTCTATATAAGTAAGATCAATAATGCGTTCCAGGATATTTTGAGCAGTACGAAAAAAACAAGTTCGATGGTAGTTGCCGTAAGAAGCAGCGATACCGCGGAGCGGATCGAAGATACCAGAATGTATCAGTTCGGCGTTCAGTATACGACCGGAAGCGACCAGATGAAGTCAGCTGTACACCAAGTGGAAAAAGAACTGGGAAAAGAGATCGAAACGGTAGAATACAGCAGCCTAGTGGAGGAGGCGAAGGCGCTCCTGGGCGGTGAGGTAGATGCGATTATCTATAATTCTGGTCAGGCGGGTGTGGTGAACGATCAGATTCCTTCTTTTGAGGACGAGATTAAGGTCATCTATACACACAATATTGTAGTTGAGATTGCGAATGAAGCCGCAGATGCCAGTGTGGAAGAACCGTTTGCAGTATATTTGAGTGGTATTGACGTTTATGGAGATATCACGCAGGAGAGCCGAAGTGACGTGAATATCATTGCAGTGGTGAATCCAAAGAGTCATCAGGTGCTTTTAGTTACCACACCGCGTGATTTCTATGTGCCGATTCCGGGTATTTCAAATGGACAGAATGACAAGCTGACACATGCTGGTCTATACGGGGTGGACGTGTCCATGGCGACCCTGGAGGAGGTGTATGATCTGGATATCAAGTTCTTCGGAAGAGTGAACTTTACATCCATGATCAGCATCGTGGATGCTCTGGGCGGGCTTGACGTAGAGTCTGATGCGGAGTTCGAGACTGGTACAGAGTCTGGTGAGGTGGTATATGTCAACGAGGGAATGAATCACTTCAATGGAAAACAGGCACTCGCATTCTGCCGTGAGCGGCATGCGCTTCCGGATGGCGATAATGCCCGCGGAAGACACCAGCAGGCTGTGATTACTGCGATCATCAAGAAGATGATGTCTCCGTCTATGCTGCGGGGTGCGGCCGATATTATTGATAGCGTGAGCAGTGGCGTGGATACTAACTTCAGTATGAGTCAGGTTCAGGCGCTGATCAAGACGCAGCTCAGGACGAATGCACAGTGGAATATTTATTCCGTAGCTGCAGAGGGAATAGGGGCGAAGGATATCTGTTATTCTTCCGGTGATACCCTTTTGTATGTCACCATACCCGATGAAACATCTGTAGCGAATATAAAAGATTTGATTGACCGTGTAATAGCGGGAGAGGTTCTGGAGGATTCCACCACAACAGAATAG
- a CDS encoding ABC transporter ATP-binding protein, whose translation MANNETKQPLVQVKNLCKYFQISRHETLKAVDDVSFDIYKGETVSLVGESGCGKSTTGRCMIRLYDLTKGQVIYDGKDISKLSRAEQKAFCKKVQMIFQNPYSSLNPRMTVKEIVGEGLRQHGMSSKEVDAKVEKLLETVGLNKDHMSRFPHEFSGGQRQRIGIARALSVDPEFIICDEPISALDVSIQAQVINMLKNLQENMGLTYLFIAHDLSVVKYISDRVVVMYLGTMVETAETEELFANPLHPYTQALLSAIPEADPHKAKANERIPIKGEIPSPINPKNCCRFAERCQYATERCFKEMPQLKEIRPGHMVACHLTEK comes from the coding sequence ATGGCAAATAATGAAACAAAACAGCCTCTCGTACAGGTGAAAAATTTATGTAAATATTTTCAGATCAGCAGACATGAGACTCTGAAAGCCGTAGACGATGTGAGTTTTGACATTTACAAAGGTGAGACGGTCAGTCTGGTTGGAGAGTCTGGCTGTGGGAAATCCACGACTGGACGTTGTATGATTCGTCTGTATGATCTGACAAAGGGGCAGGTCATTTATGACGGCAAGGACATTTCCAAGCTGTCTCGTGCGGAGCAGAAGGCATTCTGCAAGAAAGTGCAGATGATCTTCCAGAATCCGTACTCTTCCCTGAATCCGCGTATGACGGTCAAGGAGATTGTAGGAGAGGGACTTAGGCAGCACGGCATGTCGTCCAAGGAAGTAGATGCGAAAGTGGAGAAACTCCTGGAGACGGTAGGACTGAATAAGGATCATATGTCGCGTTTCCCGCATGAGTTCTCCGGTGGACAGCGACAGCGTATCGGCATTGCCCGCGCACTTTCCGTTGATCCGGAATTCATCATTTGTGACGAGCCGATTTCTGCGCTCGACGTATCTATTCAGGCACAGGTGATCAACATGCTGAAGAACCTGCAGGAGAACATGGGTCTTACCTATCTCTTTATCGCGCATGACTTAAGCGTGGTAAAATATATTTCTGACCGTGTAGTGGTTATGTATCTGGGAACCATGGTGGAAACGGCTGAGACGGAAGAGCTTTTTGCAAATCCGCTGCATCCGTATACGCAGGCCCTGCTTTCCGCTATCCCGGAGGCTGACCCGCATAAGGCAAAAGCAAATGAGCGTATTCCGATCAAAGGTGAGATCCCAAGCCCGATTAATCCGAAGAACTGTTGTCGTTTCGCAGAACGGTGCCAGTATGCTACAGAGCGCTGTTTTAAGGAAATGCCGCAGCTTAAGGAGATACGGCCGGGCCATATGGTCGCATGTCATCTGACAGAGAAATAA
- the rpsG gene encoding 30S ribosomal protein S7 yields MPRKGHTQKRDVLADPLYNNKVVTKLINNIMLDGKKGVAQKIVYGAFERVAEKADKPAIEVFEEAMNNIMPVLEVKARRIGGATYQVPIEVRADRRQALALRWLTLYSRKRGEKTMEERLANEILDAANNTGASVKKKEDMHKMAEANKAFAHYRF; encoded by the coding sequence GTGCCACGTAAAGGACATACTCAGAAAAGAGACGTATTAGCGGATCCATTATACAATAATAAAGTGGTTACCAAGCTTATCAACAACATCATGCTTGATGGTAAGAAGGGCGTAGCTCAGAAGATTGTATATGGCGCATTTGAAAGAGTTGCAGAAAAGGCTGACAAACCGGCGATCGAAGTGTTCGAGGAGGCTATGAACAATATCATGCCGGTACTGGAAGTTAAGGCAAGACGTATCGGTGGTGCAACATACCAGGTACCGATCGAGGTAAGAGCTGACAGAAGACAGGCTTTAGCACTCCGCTGGCTTACATTGTATTCTCGCAAAAGAGGAGAGAAGACAATGGAAGAGAGACTGGCAAACGAGATTCTTGATGCAGCAAACAACACTGGTGCATCTGTAAAGAAGAAAGAAGATATGCACAAGATGGCAGAGGCGAACAAAGCATTTGCACACTATCGCTTCTAA
- a CDS encoding peptide ABC transporter substrate-binding protein, with protein MKKRLLAALLAAAMVVATFTGCGTPGSKDSGDKKDSGEASGKKRITYTLREDVPSMDPQNSNSISSATANICTLACLTRNVEGEVKGDAAEKWEVSDDGLVYTFHLRDGLKWSDGVDVKAEDYVYGMQRLMDPEAACDYAFIGYILKNGAAVNNGEVPVEELGVKAPDDKTVEITLEHPAVYFESMISMCSLGPARKDLVEKYGAEYAADPEKAAYNGPFVMSEWKHGDELILSKNPDYWEADSIKLDEICIKTVADAKTAVAMWEQGEVDITVVPTELTKQYEENSEFYFTGADDYIMLNQTEGKMLANKNLRFALNYGINRKEYNTLVNNDVYEPAQRLVLPNVTSADTTYGEAYPYEPFPLENDEAKAKEYIDAAVKELGVASAADIKITLLTTDTEGAKKQAEVLQEQFQKNLGITVEIDQVTYKQRLEREQVLDYDMVVTGWVPDYSDAYSYLELWISDGQYNHSGYNNPRYDELLKGSQTETDAKKRQDMLFEAEKIFLEEDAALVPLQLRRDQYLVNPKIKNFNVYFVGYDFNLVYADIEN; from the coding sequence ATGAAAAAGAGATTATTAGCCGCATTACTTGCCGCAGCTATGGTAGTGGCTACATTTACCGGCTGTGGTACACCGGGATCCAAAGATTCCGGCGACAAGAAAGACAGTGGCGAGGCATCAGGCAAGAAGAGAATTACTTATACTCTTCGTGAAGATGTTCCGTCCATGGACCCGCAGAACAGTAACTCTATCTCTTCTGCAACTGCAAACATCTGTACTCTGGCATGTCTTACCAGAAATGTCGAGGGCGAGGTAAAAGGCGACGCAGCAGAGAAATGGGAAGTTTCTGATGATGGTCTGGTATATACTTTCCACCTTCGTGACGGCCTGAAATGGAGTGACGGTGTTGACGTAAAGGCAGAGGATTATGTTTATGGTATGCAGAGACTGATGGACCCGGAGGCTGCTTGTGACTACGCATTCATCGGTTATATCCTGAAAAACGGAGCAGCAGTAAATAATGGTGAAGTACCGGTTGAGGAACTTGGAGTGAAGGCTCCGGACGATAAGACCGTTGAGATCACACTGGAGCATCCGGCAGTTTACTTTGAAAGCATGATCTCTATGTGTTCTTTAGGACCTGCAAGAAAAGACCTTGTTGAGAAATACGGTGCAGAATATGCAGCAGATCCGGAAAAAGCAGCTTACAACGGACCGTTCGTAATGTCTGAGTGGAAACATGGCGATGAGCTTATTCTTTCCAAGAACCCGGACTACTGGGAAGCAGACAGCATTAAGCTTGACGAGATCTGCATTAAGACCGTAGCTGACGCTAAGACCGCGGTTGCTATGTGGGAGCAGGGCGAGGTTGATATCACCGTTGTTCCGACTGAGCTGACCAAACAGTACGAAGAGAATTCTGAATTCTACTTCACCGGTGCAGACGACTATATCATGCTGAACCAGACAGAGGGTAAGATGCTTGCTAACAAGAACCTGAGATTCGCTCTGAACTATGGTATCAACAGAAAAGAATACAACACTCTGGTAAATAACGATGTATATGAGCCGGCACAGAGACTGGTGCTGCCGAATGTAACATCTGCAGATACTACTTACGGAGAGGCTTATCCGTATGAACCGTTCCCGCTTGAGAATGATGAAGCAAAAGCAAAAGAATATATTGATGCAGCAGTGAAAGAACTTGGTGTAGCTTCTGCAGCAGACATCAAAATCACGCTTCTTACCACTGACACAGAGGGCGCTAAGAAACAGGCTGAGGTTCTTCAGGAGCAGTTCCAGAAGAATCTGGGAATCACTGTTGAGATCGATCAGGTAACCTACAAACAGAGACTGGAAAGAGAGCAGGTTCTTGATTATGATATGGTAGTTACCGGATGGGTACCGGACTACTCTGACGCTTATTCTTACCTTGAGCTGTGGATCAGTGATGGACAGTACAACCACTCTGGTTACAACAATCCGAGATACGATGAATTACTGAAAGGTTCTCAGACAGAGACAGATGCCAAGAAGAGACAGGATATGCTGTTCGAGGCAGAGAAGATCTTCCTGGAAGAAGATGCTGCTTTAGTACCGCTTCAGCTTCGTCGTGACCAGTACCTCGTAAATCCGAAGATCAAGAACTTCAACGTTTACTTCGTTGGATATGACTTCAACCTGGTTTATGCAGATATTGAGAACTAA
- a CDS encoding ABC transporter permease produces MAKYIAKRVLLAIVTLFVLTSVVFVLVRLMPGDPFSSDKMTPEIKANLEAYYGFDKPLPVQYVTYMKNVLHGDLGYSMKYEGRTVNRIIAESFPFSADLGIRALCFAFFFGIILGIIAALNRGKKLDFVCILIAIIGTSIPDFIMGSLLQYFFGIKLQVLPVAQYTSFRHTILPSIAVGFYTLASVSRLMRSSMLEVVTSDYTKTARAKGLSEFRVTFKHQIRNAITPIITIMGPTVASVLTGTFVIEALFAIPGMGRYYVESINMNDYTMVLGMTIFYGAFLVFAILVVDILYGIVDPRIRLSGKKR; encoded by the coding sequence ATGGCAAAATATATCGCAAAAAGAGTATTGCTTGCTATCGTGACGCTGTTTGTTCTGACCAGCGTAGTATTTGTCCTGGTACGTCTGATGCCCGGAGACCCGTTTTCGAGTGATAAGATGACGCCGGAGATCAAAGCGAATCTGGAAGCATATTATGGTTTTGATAAACCGCTGCCGGTGCAGTATGTTACATATATGAAAAATGTCCTTCATGGAGATTTGGGATATTCTATGAAATATGAGGGACGAACCGTTAACAGAATTATTGCAGAATCCTTCCCGTTTTCTGCAGACCTGGGAATACGTGCACTTTGTTTCGCGTTTTTCTTTGGAATTATTTTGGGAATTATCGCAGCTTTGAATCGAGGAAAGAAGCTGGATTTTGTCTGCATTCTGATTGCTATTATCGGTACATCGATTCCGGACTTTATTATGGGGTCATTGCTCCAGTATTTCTTTGGTATTAAATTGCAGGTGCTCCCGGTAGCACAGTACACCAGCTTTAGACATACGATTCTGCCGTCCATAGCGGTAGGCTTCTATACGCTGGCATCCGTTTCCCGTCTGATGCGTTCAAGTATGCTGGAAGTAGTCACCTCGGATTATACGAAGACGGCAAGGGCAAAGGGACTTTCTGAGTTCCGTGTGACCTTCAAACATCAGATTAGAAACGCTATCACTCCGATTATTACGATCATGGGTCCGACGGTTGCATCCGTGCTTACCGGTACGTTTGTAATTGAGGCGCTGTTCGCAATTCCGGGTATGGGAAGATATTATGTGGAAAGTATCAACATGAATGACTATACGATGGTACTTGGTATGACGATCTTCTATGGCGCTTTCCTGGTTTTCGCAATTTTGGTTGTAGACATTTTATATGGTATCGTAGATCCGAGAATTCGTCTCAGCGGTAAGAAAAGGTAG
- a CDS encoding ABC transporter permease encodes MAEITRDQFKVIGKNLKSMESISRPNIGYWQDAWRRIRKNKIAFFSLCLIVFYILLAIFAPMFSKYDFASQSVAEMNQSFSTKHWFGTDSLGRDLWVRAWMGARVSFIIGFAASIINACVGSIMGGISGFYGGKVDMLIQRIVDVLYGIPSMIVTILLMLVVGNGVHSLIMAMCCVGWIGSCRFVRGEVLKLRESDFVAAARVLGVPDIVIIVKHILPNIMGLIITNLTMAIPGAIFQEAFLSYIGLGIKPPKCSWGVLAKDGIAQLRIHPYQVVVPAVLICTTMLALNLLGDGLRDAFDPKLRGTE; translated from the coding sequence ATGGCTGAAATTACGAGAGATCAATTTAAGGTTATTGGTAAAAATTTAAAAAGTATGGAGTCTATTTCCCGTCCGAACATCGGATACTGGCAGGATGCGTGGAGACGAATCAGAAAGAATAAAATTGCGTTCTTTTCGCTGTGCCTGATTGTATTTTATATTCTTCTTGCAATTTTTGCACCGATGTTTAGTAAATATGATTTTGCGTCACAGAGCGTAGCGGAGATGAATCAGAGCTTCTCAACCAAGCACTGGTTTGGAACCGATTCTCTGGGACGGGATCTCTGGGTGCGTGCATGGATGGGAGCGAGAGTTTCCTTCATCATTGGATTTGCGGCAAGTATCATCAATGCCTGTGTCGGCTCTATTATGGGCGGTATTTCCGGTTTCTATGGCGGCAAGGTGGATATGCTGATTCAGCGTATTGTCGATGTGCTTTACGGTATCCCGAGTATGATCGTGACGATTCTTTTGATGCTGGTAGTCGGAAACGGCGTACATTCTCTGATCATGGCGATGTGTTGTGTAGGCTGGATCGGAAGCTGCCGGTTCGTGCGTGGCGAGGTACTCAAGCTGCGTGAGTCTGACTTTGTGGCGGCAGCGAGAGTTCTGGGCGTACCGGATATCGTGATCATTGTGAAACATATTTTACCGAATATTATGGGTCTTATTATTACGAACCTGACGATGGCGATCCCGGGAGCAATCTTCCAGGAGGCGTTCCTTAGCTATATCGGTCTTGGTATTAAACCGCCGAAGTGCAGCTGGGGAGTTCTCGCAAAGGACGGCATCGCTCAGCTTAGAATTCATCCGTACCAGGTAGTCGTTCCGGCAGTCCTTATTTGTACGACCATGCTTGCGCTTAATCTGCTTGGCGACGGACTTCGTGATGCGTTTGACCCGAAACTTAGAGGAACAGAATAG
- the rpsL gene encoding 30S ribosomal protein S12, with amino-acid sequence MPTFNQLVRKGRETAVKKSTAPALQKGYNSLRKRATDVSAPQKRGVCTAVKTATPKKPNSALRKIARVRLSNGIEVTSYIPGEGHNLQEHSVVLIRGGRVKDLPGTRYHIVRGTLDTAGVAKRRQARSKYGAKRPKDAKKK; translated from the coding sequence ATGCCAACATTCAACCAGTTAGTAAGAAAAGGCCGTGAAACCGCTGTTAAGAAATCTACTGCTCCGGCACTCCAGAAAGGGTATAACTCTCTGAGAAAAAGAGCTACAGACGTATCTGCACCGCAGAAGAGAGGTGTCTGCACTGCAGTTAAGACAGCTACACCGAAGAAGCCGAACTCAGCTCTTCGTAAGATCGCCAGAGTACGTCTTTCTAACGGAATCGAAGTAACAAGCTATATCCCGGGAGAAGGACACAACCTTCAGGAGCATAGCGTTGTTCTGATTCGTGGAGGCCGTGTTAAGGACCTTCCTGGTACAAGATACCACATCGTTCGTGGAACGCTTGATACAGCAGGTGTTGCTAAGAGACGCCAGGCTCGTTCTAAGTACGGTGCTAAGAGACCGAAAGACGCAAAGAAAAAATAA